The Brasilonema sennae CENA114 genome includes a region encoding these proteins:
- a CDS encoding peroxiredoxin, with translation MISRRTFLSVLFATCLAVISWLNFVPTADALGGKLPAINQSAPDFTLPTNTGNGKMSLADLRGQWVVLYFYPKDFTSGCTIEARRFQQDLPKYIEKKAQIIGVSADDVDSHAEFCDSEGLKFPLLADTTGAVSKAYGSWLGFMSVRHSFIIDPQGIVRETFVKVNPVIHSKEVLARLEELQKAA, from the coding sequence ATGATTTCCCGCCGCACTTTTTTAAGCGTATTATTTGCCACATGTTTAGCTGTTATCAGTTGGTTAAATTTTGTCCCAACTGCTGATGCTCTTGGTGGAAAACTTCCTGCAATTAATCAAAGCGCGCCAGACTTTACCTTGCCAACAAACACTGGTAATGGTAAAATGTCTCTTGCTGACTTGAGAGGTCAGTGGGTTGTCCTTTACTTTTACCCCAAAGACTTTACCTCTGGTTGTACCATTGAAGCTCGTCGCTTTCAGCAAGATTTACCCAAATACATCGAAAAGAAAGCTCAAATTATTGGTGTCAGCGCTGACGATGTTGATTCCCATGCGGAATTTTGCGATTCAGAAGGACTCAAATTCCCTCTGTTAGCTGATACCACTGGTGCGGTGAGCAAGGCATATGGTTCTTGGTTGGGCTTTATGTCTGTGCGCCATAGTTTTATTATTGATCCGCAAGGGATTGTGCGTGAGACTTTTGTCAAAGTCAATCCAGTCATCCACAGTAAAGAAGTTCTGGCGCGACTTGAGGAGTTGCAAAAAGCAGCATAG
- a CDS encoding glycosyltransferase family 4 protein: MNILMLSSTFPYPPTRGGTQVRTFHLLKYLSQHHAITLVTQREPGVTDAEVLELRDYVDNLIVFNRPQDTSESGTLLEKIQRFYYFIQKGTPPSVLNRYSSEMQTWIDNFVEAGKCDVITCEHSVNEIYVRSHFQKNLRTIVNVHSSVYGTCRNQLKTGISENRFRDRLYLPLLRRYEQRYCSKFSAIVVTTEEDRIQMQEFNPKTEIQVIPNGVDLVSFPYRTHDPNGHRIIFIGAMDNLANIDAVCFFSNEVLSEIQKLYPDTTFDIVGSRPAPEVLALKEKPGITVTGRVPSMVEYLHKATVCVVPMRTGFGIKNKTLEAMAAGVPVVASERGLEGLSVDGSNIPPRALRANQPTEYVTLISQLFENSQLRTKLSRNARQLVETEFTWESAGKRYEEVLTSTGC; the protein is encoded by the coding sequence ATGAACATCTTAATGCTATCTTCCACCTTCCCTTATCCTCCTACACGAGGCGGAACCCAGGTAAGGACATTTCATTTACTCAAGTATCTCAGTCAACATCATGCTATTACGCTGGTGACTCAACGAGAGCCTGGTGTGACAGATGCAGAAGTATTAGAATTACGGGATTATGTTGATAACTTAATTGTTTTTAATCGCCCTCAAGACACGAGTGAATCAGGAACATTACTAGAAAAAATACAGAGGTTTTATTATTTTATACAAAAAGGAACCCCGCCAAGTGTGTTAAACCGCTACTCAAGCGAAATGCAGACTTGGATTGATAACTTTGTGGAGGCGGGAAAATGCGATGTTATTACCTGTGAACATAGCGTTAATGAAATTTATGTGCGCTCACACTTTCAAAAAAATCTTAGAACTATAGTGAATGTTCATAGTTCAGTCTACGGTACTTGTCGCAACCAGCTAAAAACGGGTATTTCTGAAAATAGATTTCGAGACAGACTCTACTTACCACTTTTGCGTCGTTATGAACAACGCTATTGCTCTAAATTCTCAGCAATTGTGGTGACAACAGAAGAAGATAGAATTCAGATGCAAGAATTTAACCCCAAGACCGAAATTCAAGTTATTCCCAATGGGGTAGATTTAGTTTCTTTTCCCTACCGTACTCATGATCCAAACGGACATCGCATCATTTTCATTGGTGCAATGGATAATTTAGCAAACATTGATGCTGTTTGCTTTTTTAGTAACGAAGTCTTAAGCGAAATTCAAAAGCTTTACCCAGATACCACTTTTGATATTGTTGGTTCTCGTCCTGCACCAGAAGTTTTAGCACTCAAAGAAAAACCCGGTATTACAGTTACCGGGCGTGTTCCTTCAATGGTAGAATATTTGCACAAAGCAACAGTCTGCGTTGTGCCAATGCGAACGGGATTTGGTATTAAAAATAAAACTTTAGAGGCGATGGCTGCAGGTGTGCCAGTAGTAGCAAGTGAGCGTGGTTTAGAAGGACTAAGTGTAGATGGTTCAAATATACCACCCAGAGCATTACGAGCAAATCAGCCTACAGAATACGTTACTCTTATCAGTCAATTATTTGAAAATTCGCAATTGCGAACAAAGTTATCTCGTAACGCCAGACAATTAGTAGAAACGGAATTTACTTGGGAAAGCGCAGGTAAACGCTATGAAGAAGTCCTGACAAGTACTGGGTGTTGA
- a CDS encoding Npun_R2821/Npun_R2822 family protein, translated as MEDFGIYTLANDIVYNQLVALLNSIEVNVSPNLPICIIPYDQKLDRVKLEVSSRPNVTLFENKSSMQRWQDFYNQAWNAHAQASQLKQGHSRKWYKQSNLFRKMCAFDGNFKRFVFYDADSLAMSSLDRVLEKLDHYDFVFDDWEHGKSTPVAALNFARIEKAICLPESQVRPLLHCSSFFGSKQGIFNQDELEMLRKCLVKNQEFTWINERSWWCDADLFSYMTLRCKRPLFNFTLSPNGRDITGNCADADPFVNINNVLYNQDGLKPIHRLHYMNYPAINFTRLCQGEDVDIRYRDELLYYRFLKEPEKRPQQLKPPSIVAKTNRFIQKVKSRIERMIS; from the coding sequence ATGGAAGATTTTGGTATTTACACACTAGCTAATGATATTGTTTATAATCAGTTAGTGGCATTACTAAACAGCATTGAAGTGAATGTTAGCCCAAATCTTCCGATTTGTATTATTCCCTATGATCAGAAACTAGACCGAGTGAAGCTAGAGGTAAGTTCTCGACCGAATGTCACCTTATTTGAGAACAAAAGCTCAATGCAACGCTGGCAAGATTTTTATAATCAAGCTTGGAATGCCCATGCCCAAGCTAGCCAGCTAAAGCAAGGTCATTCTAGAAAATGGTACAAACAAAGTAATTTATTCAGGAAAATGTGTGCCTTTGATGGCAACTTTAAACGATTTGTGTTTTATGATGCTGATAGTTTGGCAATGAGTTCGCTCGATAGGGTTTTAGAAAAGTTAGACCACTACGACTTTGTGTTTGATGATTGGGAACATGGCAAGTCAACTCCTGTTGCAGCACTCAACTTTGCTCGGATTGAAAAGGCAATATGCTTGCCAGAATCCCAGGTAAGACCACTATTACATTGCTCTAGTTTCTTCGGTTCCAAACAGGGAATTTTTAACCAAGATGAATTAGAGATGCTAAGAAAATGTTTAGTTAAAAACCAGGAGTTTACCTGGATTAATGAACGCTCTTGGTGGTGTGATGCAGACTTATTTAGTTACATGACATTGCGATGCAAGCGCCCACTCTTTAACTTTACCCTCAGCCCCAATGGTCGAGACATAACTGGCAATTGTGCAGATGCCGATCCATTTGTAAATATCAATAATGTCCTCTACAACCAAGATGGATTAAAACCAATTCATCGTCTACATTATATGAATTATCCTGCCATTAATTTTACTCGGTTGTGTCAAGGCGAAGATGTTGATATTCGTTACAGAGATGAATTGTTGTACTATCGATTTTTAAAAGAACCAGAAAAACGACCTCAGCAACTCAAGCCGCCGAGTATTGTGGCTAAAACCAATCGATTCATCCAAAAGGTTAAGAGTAGAATTGAAAGAATGATTTCTTAA
- a CDS encoding alpha/beta fold hydrolase, whose amino-acid sequence MKDWWQETFPKGRQNLIITDANGYPVKIAYGEKGTGKPLFLLHGVGSWSYNWRHSVQPLSEHFRVICFDAKGYGFSEKPVSRREQSGHQIIEFERIILSLCDEPVVLVAESLGALIALGLAQTNPHLIARLVVLNVPIFPQRLPHWGMSLLSQIPLEMVQAIDSFRLAHLFAPLVREIMAIERRGVLYDPSILTQEDVYWITYPYTEIPGTLTKVAEELQIAAQEIEQFQSNKPNLISKVQENLGAIRCPSLILWGELDSWFPASDGEKLRQRLLDARLQILPNCCHDASTGASQAVNAAILHFLQETNFY is encoded by the coding sequence ATGAAAGATTGGTGGCAAGAGACTTTCCCGAAAGGTCGGCAAAATCTTATAATTACCGATGCGAATGGGTATCCTGTCAAAATAGCTTACGGAGAAAAAGGAACAGGTAAACCTTTATTCCTGTTACATGGTGTTGGCAGTTGGAGCTACAATTGGCGTCATAGTGTTCAGCCACTTTCTGAGCATTTTCGAGTCATTTGTTTTGATGCCAAAGGTTACGGGTTTTCCGAAAAACCGGTGTCTCGTCGGGAACAAAGTGGTCATCAAATTATTGAATTTGAAAGAATTATTCTTTCTTTATGCGATGAACCCGTTGTTCTTGTGGCAGAATCTTTAGGTGCATTAATTGCTCTTGGGCTTGCTCAAACAAATCCCCACTTAATTGCACGGCTTGTAGTCTTGAATGTACCTATTTTTCCTCAACGTTTACCTCATTGGGGAATGTCGTTACTTTCTCAAATACCATTAGAAATGGTGCAAGCGATCGACTCTTTTCGTCTAGCGCATCTATTTGCACCACTTGTCAGAGAAATTATGGCAATAGAAAGACGTGGAGTTTTATACGATCCATCAATACTGACGCAGGAAGATGTTTACTGGATAACTTATCCTTACACTGAAATTCCAGGAACTCTTACGAAGGTAGCAGAAGAGTTACAAATCGCAGCACAAGAAATCGAACAATTCCAAAGCAATAAACCGAATCTCATCAGTAAAGTTCAGGAGAATCTCGGTGCAATTAGATGTCCTAGCCTGATTTTATGGGGTGAACTAGATAGTTGGTTTCCTGCTAGCGATGGAGAAAAATTGCGTCAACGCCTTCTGGATGCAAGATTACAAATTTTACCAAACTGCTGTCATGATGCGTCCACTGGTGCTTCACAAGCAGTGAATGCAGCGATTCTTCATTTTTTGCAGGAAACTAATTTTTATTAA
- a CDS encoding polyphosphate kinase 2 family protein codes for MNHTPFIVKPGSKISLKDSDPNYTGDFHKKADAQGKLEADIQQLKKYQNVLYAQNTYALLIIFQAMDAAGKDSTIKHVMSGVNPQGCQVFSFKSPNSEELDHDYLWRSTKALPERGRIGIFNRSYYEEVLVVRVHPALLTKQQLPHIPEENKIWKQRFEEINNFEKYLVNNGIVVLKFFLNVSKKEQKKRFLDRIELPEKHWKFSISDAQERAFWNDYMHAYEDVFNHTSTNWAPWYIIPADRKWFTRLTVANIICTKLKELNLQYPTVTEEHQQYLLQAKQMLENEE; via the coding sequence ATGAACCACACTCCTTTTATTGTTAAACCAGGCTCAAAAATCTCTTTGAAAGATTCTGATCCGAATTACACAGGTGATTTTCACAAAAAAGCGGATGCACAAGGCAAATTAGAAGCTGATATTCAACAGCTTAAGAAATATCAAAATGTTCTTTATGCTCAAAACACTTATGCCTTGTTGATTATTTTTCAAGCAATGGATGCTGCTGGAAAAGATAGCACCATCAAACATGTAATGTCAGGCGTCAACCCGCAAGGATGTCAGGTATTTAGTTTTAAATCTCCAAATAGTGAAGAATTAGACCATGACTATCTTTGGCGAAGCACAAAAGCTTTGCCTGAAAGAGGTCGAATTGGAATTTTTAATCGTTCGTATTATGAAGAAGTCCTTGTAGTTCGCGTTCACCCAGCACTTCTCACAAAGCAACAACTTCCCCATATTCCAGAGGAAAATAAAATTTGGAAGCAACGCTTTGAGGAAATTAATAATTTTGAAAAATATTTGGTAAATAATGGGATTGTTGTCCTAAAGTTTTTTCTGAATGTTTCAAAAAAGGAACAGAAAAAACGTTTTTTAGACAGAATTGAATTGCCAGAAAAACATTGGAAGTTTTCCATCAGCGATGCTCAAGAACGAGCTTTTTGGAATGATTACATGCACGCTTATGAAGATGTTTTCAATCACACCAGTACGAATTGGGCACCTTGGTACATTATTCCTGCCGATCGCAAATGGTTTACACGTCTCACCGTTGCTAACATCATTTGCACTAAGTTAAAAGAACTCAATCTCCAATACCCAACAGTTACTGAGGAACATCAACAGTACCTTCTGCAAGCGAAGCAAATGCTAGAAAATGAAGAATAA
- a CDS encoding DUF4112 domain-containing protein: protein MSEIPPSYPIIEPDVRVPTLRRLRQLSHLLDRAITVPGTQVRVGLDPIIGLIPVGGDFLGVMLSAYIVLEAARLGAPGATLSRMMINIILDGLVGAIPIAGDLFDFAWKANERNVKLLEDHLRSPSHRKSADKWFVFGVFIVLFIVAIALVAFTVMFIRLLGSLLVMLQGLLSGG, encoded by the coding sequence ATGTCTGAAATTCCCCCTTCCTACCCCATAATTGAACCTGATGTCAGAGTACCGACTTTAAGAAGGCTGCGTCAGTTAAGTCATTTACTCGATAGAGCTATTACCGTTCCAGGAACGCAAGTTCGTGTTGGTCTAGATCCAATCATAGGATTAATACCTGTTGGTGGTGATTTTTTAGGAGTCATGCTTTCAGCGTACATTGTCCTTGAAGCTGCACGACTAGGAGCACCTGGCGCTACTTTAAGTAGAATGATGATCAATATCATTCTTGATGGCTTAGTAGGTGCAATACCCATAGCAGGAGACCTGTTTGATTTCGCCTGGAAAGCGAACGAGCGTAATGTTAAGCTACTCGAAGATCATCTGAGGTCTCCTAGCCACAGGAAGAGTGCAGACAAGTGGTTTGTATTTGGGGTTTTTATTGTATTATTCATAGTTGCTATTGCATTAGTCGCATTTACCGTAATGTTCATTAGACTGCTTGGATCACTGCTTGTAATGCTACAGGGATTGTTAAGTGGCGGTTAA
- the thrC gene encoding threonine synthase, whose amino-acid sequence MTLSLSAAKSHRQPWLGLIEQYREYLPVNEKTPVITLQEGNTPLIPVPSIAQLVGRQVRVFVKYDGLNPTGSFKDRGMTLAISKAKEAGAKAVICASTGNTSAAAAAYARRGGMRAFVLIPDGYVALGKLAQALLYGAEVLAIKGNFDQALEIVREMAETYPVTLVNSVNPYRLEGQKTGAFEVVDVLGNAPDWLCIPVGNAGNITAYWMGFCQYHQIQKCDRLPKMMGFQAAGAAPLVTGQPVAHPETIATAIRIGNPASWEKAVAAQQASTGNFHAVTDAEIIEAYRLLACEEGIFCEPASAASVAGLLQVKDQVPTGATVVCVLTGNGLKDPDTAIKHSQSQFKQGIEPELLAVAEAMGF is encoded by the coding sequence GTGACTTTGAGCCTGTCTGCTGCTAAATCTCATCGCCAACCCTGGCTTGGACTTATAGAACAATATCGCGAGTACTTGCCTGTCAACGAAAAAACACCAGTTATCACTCTACAGGAGGGCAATACACCCTTAATACCTGTTCCCTCAATTGCACAACTTGTTGGTAGACAAGTGCGTGTCTTCGTCAAATACGATGGTCTTAACCCCACTGGTAGCTTTAAAGACCGAGGGATGACATTGGCAATTTCTAAGGCAAAAGAAGCTGGAGCAAAAGCTGTTATCTGTGCCAGCACGGGTAATACCTCAGCAGCCGCAGCAGCTTATGCTCGCCGTGGAGGAATGCGTGCCTTTGTCTTAATTCCTGATGGTTACGTGGCGCTGGGCAAGTTGGCACAGGCGTTGCTGTATGGGGCAGAAGTCCTGGCAATCAAAGGTAATTTTGACCAAGCGCTAGAAATTGTGCGCGAAATGGCCGAAACTTATCCAGTCACTTTGGTAAACTCTGTCAATCCTTACCGCTTAGAAGGTCAAAAAACAGGGGCGTTTGAAGTTGTTGATGTTTTGGGTAATGCTCCAGACTGGCTATGCATCCCAGTGGGGAATGCGGGAAATATCACAGCATATTGGATGGGATTTTGTCAATATCATCAAATCCAAAAGTGCGATCGCCTACCTAAGATGATGGGATTCCAAGCAGCAGGTGCAGCTCCCCTCGTGACAGGACAGCCAGTCGCACATCCAGAAACCATAGCTACAGCAATTCGTATTGGCAACCCCGCCAGTTGGGAAAAAGCAGTTGCAGCCCAACAAGCAAGCACGGGCAATTTCCACGCCGTCACCGATGCGGAAATTATTGAAGCTTATCGCCTTTTGGCATGCGAAGAAGGGATTTTCTGCGAACCTGCTAGCGCCGCTTCCGTCGCCGGTTTGTTACAGGTGAAAGACCAAGTTCCCACAGGTGCGACAGTCGTTTGCGTCCTCACCGGAAATGGTCTCAAAGATCCAGATACAGCAATCAAACACAGCCAGAGCCAATTTAAACAAGGCATTGAGCCAGAACTGTTGGCAGTCGCAGAGGCAATGGGATTTTAG
- a CDS encoding GH1 family beta-glucosidase, producing the protein MTLSKIVIMYKFPEDFCWGTATAAYQIEGAYREGRRKPSVWDTFSATSGKVLNGDTGAVACDHYHRYKADVQLMAQLGIKHYRFSIAWTRIIPDGRGTVNEEGIDFYKRLVDCLHEYGITPHATLFHWDSPQALEDLYGSWQSRQMAYDYADYVTAVVRGLGDRITHWMTLNEIPCFTHMSYDVKHKPPHAPGKQVRSRKEVWQTSHHALLAHGLGCQAIRAASPVPCQVALVDNISVTVPINESPVNVAAAKNAFHSCGQNGGIIFPALTGAYSSTMLDNLKKDAPDIQPGDLEIIHQPLDSLGLNIYTGTYVRAADNELGYEFLNFPKGYPQMHMPWLNILPESIYWGIRHISETVGRNDLPVYITESGCAAQDEVNATGEVLDTDRIMYLRQHLKSAHRAVSEGYPLKGYFLWSLMDNFEWAWGYSRRFGIVYVDYETQKRIPKASFEWYAECIRQNRVV; encoded by the coding sequence GTGACGTTATCTAAAATTGTGATTATGTATAAATTTCCAGAAGATTTTTGCTGGGGTACTGCGACTGCTGCTTATCAAATTGAAGGTGCATATCGAGAAGGAAGACGTAAACCCAGTGTGTGGGACACTTTCAGCGCTACTTCAGGAAAAGTTTTGAATGGCGATACAGGTGCTGTAGCCTGCGATCACTACCATCGCTATAAGGCAGATGTACAGCTTATGGCACAATTGGGCATCAAACACTATCGTTTTAGTATTGCATGGACTCGCATCATTCCTGACGGTCGTGGCACAGTGAATGAAGAGGGCATAGATTTCTACAAACGTTTGGTGGATTGTTTGCACGAATATGGCATCACTCCCCATGCAACCCTGTTTCACTGGGATAGCCCTCAAGCATTAGAAGACTTGTACGGTTCTTGGCAAAGTCGCCAGATGGCGTACGATTATGCTGATTATGTGACGGCGGTTGTGAGGGGGTTGGGCGATCGCATAACCCACTGGATGACTCTCAACGAAATCCCCTGTTTTACCCACATGAGTTATGACGTCAAACACAAACCTCCCCACGCCCCTGGGAAACAAGTCAGGAGTAGAAAGGAAGTTTGGCAAACTTCTCACCATGCGTTACTTGCTCATGGGTTGGGATGTCAAGCGATCCGCGCTGCTTCACCTGTTCCTTGTCAAGTTGCTCTAGTCGATAATATCTCCGTTACAGTTCCGATCAACGAATCACCTGTTAATGTCGCAGCAGCTAAAAATGCCTTCCACAGCTGCGGGCAAAATGGTGGCATTATTTTCCCTGCCCTGACTGGGGCTTACAGTTCCACAATGCTAGACAATTTGAAAAAAGATGCCCCAGATATACAACCAGGTGACTTAGAAATCATTCACCAACCTCTTGATTCTCTTGGTCTGAACATCTACACTGGCACATATGTTCGTGCTGCTGATAATGAATTAGGTTACGAATTCCTCAACTTTCCCAAAGGCTACCCGCAAATGCATATGCCTTGGTTGAATATCTTACCTGAAAGTATTTATTGGGGAATCCGGCATATCAGCGAAACGGTGGGGCGTAATGATTTACCAGTGTACATCACCGAGAGTGGCTGTGCGGCTCAAGATGAAGTTAATGCAACTGGTGAAGTTCTGGATACTGACAGGATAATGTACTTGCGACAGCATCTAAAGTCAGCGCATCGCGCTGTAAGTGAAGGGTATCCTTTGAAGGGATATTTCTTGTGGAGTTTGATGGATAATTTTGAGTGGGCTTGGGGATACTCCAGACGCTTTGGGATTGTTTATGTGGACTACGAAACACAAAAACGTATTCCAAAAGCCAGCTTTGAATGGTATGCGGAATGTATCCGCCAGAATCGAGTGGTTTAA
- the sipA gene encoding regulatory protein SipA, with amino-acid sequence MTKEFAIGSKVRLVALPPYVKTAEPMPMLRPPDVIQIGEEGIVLDRRPGGYWGIRFTKGAFLLDSQYIESIETASDS; translated from the coding sequence ATGACCAAAGAATTTGCCATTGGTAGTAAAGTCCGCCTCGTAGCCCTACCCCCCTACGTGAAAACTGCTGAACCTATGCCTATGCTTCGCCCGCCCGATGTGATTCAAATTGGGGAAGAAGGTATAGTTCTTGACCGCCGTCCTGGTGGATACTGGGGTATTCGCTTTACAAAAGGAGCTTTTCTCCTTGACAGTCAATATATTGAAAGCATAGAAACCGCTTCGGATTCTTAA
- a CDS encoding right-handed parallel beta-helix repeat-containing protein: protein MNNHLVNRFIFRKQNGITFPVLRIFGSCLLILFSIGSQTKPGLASLTDKLSTKLSSSAIVSPNSKQNKSATQGKTLYVGLNGKGNACTTIAPCSLTSVQQYLRSINTSMKTDITVILKNGTYYLPDTFTLNAQDSGFNGYSIIFRAETPGRVQLSGGKVITGWRTQDGKIFQTAVDNQDFRRLFVNGVPAIRARQPNAGTYFRVVNWDIANKRVEIKPNEINRWNKLSEAEMIVFRHWTINRFKIEDFFINGNVASVTLQNPGRDLAFMVNTQFLEPQLSYYFENAYEFLDNKGEFYLDKEAHILFYIPRPGEDMSRTTVIAPRLDQIVKIAGTAEKPVQNIVFQGIIFQDANWTGPSQKGFIGGQAGTEISTTHVWGDTTMIAGVELSYAGNVSFEKCTFRNMSASGVNASSDVENLSITNSHFENLGGQGIVMDTLLKAEPATATIRNVSINNNTLTALGQDYQGSVGIFAGFVENMTVENNKLWNLPYTGISIGWGWTRDINKLKSNTIRNNEISNVMNTLDDGAGIYTLSNQDNTLISDNNIHDLVRSPWAAGYPITGIYLDQASGGITVIRNKIDNVVMPIYTHSTQNNNVIQGNSPNTVTNNESS from the coding sequence ATGAATAATCATCTGGTCAACCGCTTCATTTTTCGTAAACAAAACGGAATAACCTTTCCAGTTTTGCGGATTTTTGGATCTTGTTTGTTGATATTATTCTCAATAGGTAGCCAAACAAAGCCAGGATTGGCTAGTCTTACGGATAAGTTATCTACAAAGTTGTCGAGTTCTGCGATCGTTTCCCCCAACTCAAAGCAGAACAAGTCTGCAACACAGGGAAAAACGCTATATGTCGGCCTTAACGGCAAGGGGAATGCCTGTACAACAATAGCACCCTGCTCCCTGACAAGCGTGCAGCAGTATCTGCGTTCCATCAATACCTCGATGAAAACCGATATAACCGTCATTCTGAAAAATGGCACATATTACCTGCCGGATACTTTTACCCTTAATGCACAAGACAGTGGTTTCAATGGGTATTCGATCATTTTTCGAGCTGAAACACCCGGAAGAGTTCAACTTTCAGGCGGTAAGGTAATTACAGGATGGCGAACTCAGGACGGAAAGATTTTTCAGACTGCGGTGGATAACCAAGATTTCCGTCGGCTTTTCGTCAATGGCGTTCCAGCTATCCGCGCCCGACAACCAAATGCTGGCACTTATTTTCGTGTTGTGAATTGGGATATAGCCAATAAAAGGGTGGAAATAAAGCCAAACGAGATCAATCGATGGAACAAACTCAGCGAAGCAGAAATGATAGTTTTCAGACACTGGACTATCAACAGATTTAAAATTGAAGATTTTTTTATAAACGGCAACGTTGCTTCTGTCACGCTGCAGAATCCAGGCAGAGATCTGGCTTTTATGGTGAATACCCAATTCTTAGAGCCACAACTCTCGTATTATTTTGAGAATGCTTATGAATTTCTTGACAATAAGGGAGAATTTTATCTCGATAAGGAAGCACACATTTTATTTTACATACCCCGCCCAGGCGAAGATATGTCTCGAACAACTGTTATCGCCCCGCGTCTTGATCAGATTGTAAAAATTGCCGGAACTGCTGAAAAACCAGTACAGAATATTGTTTTTCAGGGTATCATTTTTCAGGATGCCAACTGGACAGGACCTTCGCAAAAAGGATTTATCGGCGGGCAGGCTGGCACGGAAATTAGCACAACCCACGTATGGGGTGATACGACGATGATCGCAGGGGTAGAACTGTCTTACGCGGGAAACGTCAGCTTTGAAAAATGCACCTTCCGTAATATGAGCGCCTCAGGCGTCAATGCTTCTAGCGATGTTGAAAATCTCTCCATTACGAACAGCCATTTCGAGAACCTGGGGGGACAAGGCATCGTCATGGATACCCTCTTAAAGGCGGAACCTGCAACAGCGACGATCCGTAATGTTAGCATCAATAACAATACCCTTACCGCCCTTGGTCAGGACTATCAAGGTTCGGTAGGAATTTTCGCTGGTTTTGTCGAAAACATGACCGTTGAAAACAACAAACTGTGGAATCTTCCTTACACGGGCATCAGCATCGGCTGGGGATGGACGAGGGATATCAACAAGCTAAAAAGCAACACTATCAGGAACAACGAAATTTCCAACGTCATGAACACTCTTGATGACGGTGCGGGTATTTATACTTTGTCTAATCAAGATAATACCTTGATTTCAGATAATAATATTCACGATCTTGTTCGTTCTCCGTGGGCTGCAGGCTATCCGATCACCGGTATTTATCTGGATCAGGCAAGTGGAGGAATTACAGTCATAAGAAACAAAATCGATAATGTTGTTATGCCAATCTACACACACAGCACTCAAAATAATAACGTTATCCAGGGTAATTCGCCTAACACCGTGACTAATAACGAGTCGTCATAA
- a CDS encoding glycosyltransferase family 2 protein: MPKVSVCIPTFNRINLLPFAIESLLQQTFQDFELIVCDDGSADTTPKLMSQYTDSRIKYIRHQQNIGKSNNMRSGFDAATGKYFIKFDDDDRLTSDFLSRTTAILDKNPNIDFVGSDHWVIDINNIRDETKTQENSRRWGRSNLPEGVVDNLQEVVFVNQSFQIGATLFRRSALQELGFMQPNWQNCEDNDLFVRLALAGKKGYYLPEFLMEYRFHAQQQGIDRAIPYFTDKLRYLESYQFESQKLEKIRQERLAETQLLLGLRLIEKGETQKGRELVLAGKSFSPAKAWTGLGLSLLPVGLRSLMFDLVRRVKG, translated from the coding sequence ATGCCTAAAGTCAGTGTTTGTATTCCGACTTTTAATCGTATTAATTTGCTGCCTTTCGCAATTGAAAGTTTACTCCAGCAGACTTTTCAAGACTTTGAGTTAATTGTTTGCGATGACGGTTCTGCGGATACTACTCCTAAACTTATGTCGCAGTACACAGATAGCCGCATCAAATATATCCGTCATCAGCAAAATATTGGTAAAAGCAATAATATGCGCTCTGGCTTTGATGCTGCAACAGGGAAATATTTTATCAAATTTGATGATGATGATAGGTTAACTTCAGATTTTCTATCACGTACCACAGCAATTCTGGATAAAAACCCCAATATTGATTTTGTTGGAAGTGACCATTGGGTGATTGATATTAACAATATCCGAGATGAGACAAAAACACAAGAAAATTCTCGGCGCTGGGGTAGATCGAATTTGCCAGAAGGTGTTGTTGATAATTTACAGGAAGTTGTCTTTGTTAATCAAAGCTTTCAAATTGGTGCAACCTTATTTCGCCGTTCAGCCTTACAAGAATTAGGATTTATGCAGCCTAATTGGCAAAATTGTGAAGATAATGATTTATTTGTGCGGCTGGCTTTGGCAGGAAAAAAAGGGTATTATCTCCCAGAATTCTTGATGGAATATCGCTTCCACGCACAACAGCAAGGGATTGACAGGGCAATTCCTTATTTCACAGATAAGTTACGGTATTTAGAAAGTTATCAATTTGAATCCCAAAAGCTAGAGAAAATTAGGCAAGAACGTCTCGCGGAGACACAGTTATTGTTAGGTTTACGGTTGATTGAAAAGGGTGAAACGCAAAAAGGAAGAGAGTTAGTTTTAGCAGGGAAGTCTTTTTCTCCTGCTAAGGCGTGGACTGGGTTGGGGTTGTCGCTGTTACCTGTGGGATTGCGTTCTTTGATGTTTGATTTGGTGAGAAGGGTGAAGGGGTAG